The nucleotide sequence ttttgaaaaaattaGGTATGCCCCAGTCCAGCATTTCTCTGTTGCTTACTTATCATCCCAACACATTACAATTGAAGCTTAAAGAgcttggtgaacttgtggatgAGGTTAAGCAAATGGGTTTTGATCTACAAAACTCCACTTCGGTGAAGGCAATACACGCATTGGGCGGTAGCAATAGGTCTGTATGGAATCGATGTCGCGAGGTTTATAAGAGGTGGGGTTGGTCTGAGGATGATGTTCTCTCTGCGTTCAAGAGGCAGCCGCAGTGTATGATTGTCTCAGAGAAGAAATTAATGCGAACACTGGAGTTTTTAGTGAAAGAAATGGGGTGGTCTTCGAAAACGATTGTGAAAACCCCACTGGTCCTTTGTTTCAGTTTCGAGAAGAGGTTGGTTCCAAGGTGTTCAGTTGTTAAAGCTTTGTTGCTGAAAGGACTGATAAACGGGATTGAAAATGTGGGTTTGCGTTCTTTGTTGGAGCCTGCGGATAAGTGCTTCTTGGAGAGGTTTGTGGCCAGATACATAGATGAAGTACCTCAGCTATTGAGTGTGTATCAAGGAAGAGTTGCAGTCCAGGATGTATGATGTATGTAGGTCAAACAAGGTTAGATATTGTTCTAATTTGAGAATCCTTGATGCAGTATCGGAGATGCAGTGCTCTTCATTTCCATTGGTAGCAGCTAACTTTTAACTAGTGTTTTATATTTCTCTAGAAATGAATTCAGctgttaattatttgtttgtcttAGCATTTCACTGCCTAGCTACTTTAGTTATATATCTACTTTCTTGTCTGAAATGAACCTGAGATTTGACCTGCTCCTCTCCCTGTGATTGTGGTGCTTTCAACTTAAGATTGATTGTTCGTGACTTTGTTCGTCTGGGAATTGTCTGTACGCATATGTTGCTTCTATTGGCATTCGATCTAATCTATTGTGGCGATGAAGGAATGAAAAAACTTGCAACTCTGTGCAATATACGTGTGGGCGCGCCCGTTCATTCTGTAATTTGTAATTTGGAGGAAAATAAGTAGCCATGTGGAAGGGTTAGATTTCCAGGTCAAGGATTGTTATTTCTGGCTGCAAATGATCTTACTATAAGAGCTTATTGTCATTTCTGGCAATCAAATGTTCTAGAAAAGAGAACAGAACAACCGGCGTTACCTATGTCAGCAGTCTATCCATGTCAAACCTTAATCCACATAAAATAGAGAACAAAACGACCATCATTCTCCTTAACATAATAAAGCAAGGGAACAATGTATGCTTACATGGTGCGACTAACGAGAGTTTGCAGCGTTTACAGGATAACAGCAGGAAAATCATATACAAGCAATTCTTCCCTCATCGCCTGCAGTACCGAATGCAATACATGGTGACATCCGTTTAAAAAGAACCACCAAGGGCTTTCACATGGATTCACTCATCCGCACAGATAACAGTAGCCAAGCGGCTCAACGTTACAAATCAGATCAGCTCAATCCTGTGTCCCCTGAAGAACCCAAACAGTAGCCACAACCACTgcattgtttttttaataagacAAGCGTTACTTAAATTGCCGCCCCCTTCCTTACCCCAAAGTCCGATGAAGGGGAATAATAATGACAGGATGATACTAACCCAGCCATAGCGACTGCAAAAGGCTAGCCGCCTGCGGAGGACACTATACTGCAGACCACCATTGATATCTTAGACACAGACACAATGAGATGTAAAACCAATGCACACAAGCACGCATACTGTTTGCTGTTGCCATTAACCGATCAAAAactaaatgaaatttttagttttattcacTGCACTTCGTAATAGATTGAATTGAACCACACCACAATCAACGATGGTTGTCAAATGAGAGAAGCTGAATTGCACGTCACACTCATGTAATTAGAACATTGTTTAAGGGAATAGTTTTTAGTATACAAGACATACCCTTAAAATACAATGCCAAAGCTGCTACCAGTTGTAGTGCTGCATCAAGTGGCTGGAATTTGCAATCTCTCCAATTTTCATCTGTACTCATACATCCTGAATTGCAGCTTTCCCTTGGTACACACTCGACAGTTGAGGGACTTCAGTTTGATATCTGGTCACAAATCTCTCCAAAAATTGCTTCTCCGTAAAACACAACACCGAACCTAGATTCCCGTTTTCATCCATTAATCCCTTCAACATCAAAACTTTCACAACCGAAAACCTTGGGATAATTCTCTTCTCCAAACTGTAACCCATGGTCACAGGGGCTTTAAGAATCATTTGCGACGACAATTCCATCTTGTTCACTACAAATTCCATGACTTGCATTATTTTCTTCTCCGACTTGGTCATACAACATGGGTACCGCTTGAAAGCAGAGAGAACATCATCGTCAGACCAACCCCACCTCTTATAAACTTCGCAATTTCGAGTCCATATGGACTTACTATTGGCACTACTCAAAGCTTTTATAGCCATCACAGACATTGATTTTTCCATATCAAAACCCATTTGCTTAACCTCACCCACAACTTGAGCAAACTTTTTACGGTTTTGCATCAAAGCCTGGGTAAAATGAGCTACCAACAGAGAAATACATGATTGGGGCATACCTGATTCTCTTAAGATCCCAATATTTGGCTCAACATTCTTAGAGTGGCCTTCCAAGAAAACCCGCGAGCAGTTCCTGAAAACTGAAGTAATTTTTCCCCCAGAAATCATCCTCCTGAGGAAATTGTAAGTGGGTAGAATCTGTTTCTCCAAGCTTCTTGCCAAAAGCATCGGTTCATGCTCCACAGTTGTTGCAAGGTCCTCCTCTGAAACTCCAAGCGAAGTGAAAAACTCAAGCTTCGGCAAAAGGGTTTTCTCCGCATTGGAGTTAAGAAAGTGTGGGTACGTCCTCACCATCTTGGAGATCTGGGTCTTAGAAAATCCATGGTTTCTGAGAAAGGACAAAACGGAGTCTGCTCTTTTGGAAGATCGCAACTTGACCCACTTAGAAGCTAAAATCGCACCTTCTGGGGACAACCCACATGAGTTTATGAGGTAATTGACTGTGGAATTGTGGTGGGTTTCTGAGAGTTTTGAGGTGAAATGTCTGCACAGTAGCAGATTTTGAAGAGGAAAATGCGAGGGTTTTAGATCCCCAACCCTACCAACAAATCTTTTAGTTTTGGAAAAAAGTGAATAACCCAATCTGCCCGCCTTCAGGTTGAAGAGGGCTGCCATGTTAGACGCCGCCGGCACCGATCAATTTGAGGTGGAAAATCCAAAACCTCGCCGGCTCTTCCGTGCAAAGGGTTTTagcatttcatgtttttttttccttacgaGTGCCAAATTCTCTTTTATTCCTtgtgaaatatttattttattattttattagatgTTAATGAGActcatatattaaaaaatttaattaaatatatttgactcattttttgtttgttgtaaaAAAGACAGTTAGAAAGTAAGGAGTCAAATGATTCACATGTCACATCATATATCGCATGTCTATTGAAGATTACCTAAATATCTTTTAATTCTATTTGACATATTTGACATCTCCATTAAAGATGGTCTTATGTTTTTAACAAGTTATCAATTTGATTCTTTAAGTTTCAAACTCATCAATTTTATCCTACAAAGACAGTCCTCCCTAATTTTCATGCCTTCCAACTTAATTTTCCTATGCCTTGCTGcatatctattttttgtcttattttttctttttcgttaaTAAATGCCTTCTTGGTGAGATTATTTGTGAgtatttcttaatgaacattttaattttgaatcgGTGTGTTACTAGCTTCTCCTAGGTCTATTTTGTTGTAACAATATATTTGTTGCTGGAGTCGATATTACTTA is from Pyrus communis chromosome 10, drPyrComm1.1, whole genome shotgun sequence and encodes:
- the LOC137748869 gene encoding transcription termination factor MTERF6, chloroplastic/mitochondrial-like, whose amino-acid sequence is MAALFNLKAGRLGYSLFSKTKRFVGRVGDLKPSHFPLQNLLLCRHFTSKLSETHHNSTVNYLINSCGLSPEGAILASKWVKLRSSKRADSVLSFLRNHGFSKTQISKMVRTYPHFLNSNAEKTLLPKLEFFTSLGVSEEDLATTVEHEPMLLARSLEKQILPTYNFLRRMISGGKITSVFRNCSRVFLEGHSKNVEPNIGILRESGMPQSCISLLVAHFTQALMQNRKKFAQVVGEVKQMGFDMEKSMSVMAIKALSSANSKSIWTRNCEVYKRWGWSDDDVLSAFKRYPCCMTKSEKKIMQVMEFVVNKMELSSQMILKAPVTMGYSLEKRIIPRFSVVKVLMLKGLMDENGNLGSVLCFTEKQFLERFVTRYQTEVPQLSSVYQGKAAIQDV